The following proteins are co-located in the Malus sylvestris chromosome 13, drMalSylv7.2, whole genome shotgun sequence genome:
- the LOC126597226 gene encoding serine/threonine protein phosphatase 2A 57 kDa regulatory subunit B' theta isoform-like, translating to MLRQILNKLPRKSSSKKAENRDTLYSNAPTNSRSSDLGTSKSGNLTTSFPPGNSVPDAVKSYSNKNVRGANLKPNGFVLSSSYEALPGFRDVPNAEKQSLFIKKVSLCCVVFDFTDPTKHLKEKEIKRQTLLELVDYVTKANGKFSEALMQELVKMVSANLFRVFTPQPRENKVADGFDLEEEEPSMDPAWPHLQVVYELLLRFVASPETDAKLAKRYIDHSFILKLLDLFDSEDPREREYLKTILHRVYGKFMVHRPFIRKAINNIFYRFIFETEKHNGISELLEILGSIINGFALPLKEEHKLFLVRALIPLHKPKCLAMYHQQLSYCITQFVEKDCKLADTVIRGLLKYWPITNSSKEVLFLSELEEVLEATQPSEFQRCMVPLFRQIANCLNSSHFQVAERALFLWNNDHIENLIRQNRKVILPIILPALEKNARNHWNQAVHSLTLNVRKIFNELDPELFKECLLQVQEDESKEGEVAARRESTWKRLEEVAAKKAASNEPVLVFGKAPPSTTSL from the exons ATGTTGAGACAGATACTTAATAAGCTTCCCCGGAAGTCTTCTTCTAAGAAAGCTGAGAATCGTGATACATTGTATTCGAATGCTCCCACCAATTCAAGAAGCAGTGATTTGGGGACCAGTAAGTCTGGGAATTTGACTACATCTTTCCCACCCGGAAATTCTGTTCCAGACGCGGTGAAAAGTTACAGCAACAAGAATGTGAGGGGTGCAAATTTGAAGCCGAATGGTTTCGTGCTCTCTTCTTCTTATGAAGCATTGCCTGGATTTAGAGATGTTCCAAATGCGgagaagcaaagcttatttattaaaaagGTGAGTTTGTGCTGCGTTGTATTTGACTTTACCGACCCAACAAAGCACCTGAAAGAAAAGGAGATCAAGCGGCAGACACTATTAGAGCTAGTGGATTATGTGACTAAAGCAAACGGTAAATTTTCAGAAGCTCTTATGCAAGAGCTTGTAAAAATGGTGTCTGCAAATTTGTTTAGGGTGTTTACCCCACAGCCTCGTGAGAATAAAGTTGCAGATGGCTTTGATTTGGAAGAGGAAGAACCTTCAATGGATCCTGCATGGCCTCATTTGCAAGTAGTGTACGAGTTATTGTTAAGGTTTGTCGCATCACCTGAGACAGATGCAAAATTAGCTAAACGATATATTGATCACTCGTTCATTCTCAAGTTGCTGGATCTTTTTGACTCTGAAGATCCTAGAGAAAGAGAGTATTTGAAAACAATACTGCACCGAGTTTATGGAAAATTTATGGTGCATCGCCCATTCATTAGGAAGGCCATCAACAACATCTTTTATCGTTTCATCTTTGAGACTGAGAAGCATAATGGGATTTCTGAACTCCTAGAAATTTTGGGCAGTATTATAAATGGATTTGCTCTACCACTGAAAGAAGAGCATAAATTGTTCCTCGTTCGGGCTCTAATTCCCCTGCATAAGCCAAAATGTTTAGCTATGTACCATCAGCAGTTATCTTACTGCATTACGCAGTTTGTAGAGAAAGATTGCAAGCTTGCTGATACTGTCATTAGGGGTTTACTGAAGTACTGGCCGATCACTAATAGTTCAAAGGAAGTATTGTTCCTAAGTGAGTTGGAAGAAGTGTTGGAAGCAACTCAGCCATCTGAATTCCAGCGGTGCATGGTTCCCCTCTTTCGCCAGATTGCTAATTGTTTGAACAGTTCTCACTTTCAG GTGGCAGAGAGAGCTTTATTTTTGTGGAACAACGATCACATTGAGAACTTAATCAGACAGAATCGTAAAGTTATACTGCCTATTATCTTACCTGCATTGGAGAAAAATGCTAGAAATCACTGGAATCAGGCTGTCCATAGCTTGACCCTAAATGTCCGAAAAATTTTCAACGAGCTTGATCCTGAGCTTTTCAAGGAGTGCTTACTCCAGGTTCAGGAAGACGAGTCAAAGGAGGGCGAGGTTGCCGCACGGCGTGAATCCACTTGGAAACGCTTGGAAGAAGTTGCTGCAAAGAAAGCTGCGAGCAACGAACCTGTGCTTGTTTTCGGCAAAGCACCTCCCAGCACTACCTCGCTTTAG
- the LOC126595877 gene encoding F-box protein SKIP14-like, with protein MALNFSHRPIFPGHLSEDNLVSPMRIANGYLVEGIPERNGDGFGRPWHSNREVNDCFDYGRDRCDRSCSQDPVSNDILDLLPSDPFGMDISTTFTAITGWLEDLEADYGGYRRDEVGTSNDNYELFAELNFIWNNAMRFQAFPGKIGVDHNANVASGFCGCSKEKGVGDASLHSDFGSACPVADVLKLGNESCGFSNQQNVQVQHGYGICAGGDGGAPHGAMMFALSYLGVQDLLHVEGTCRSLHSTVRGDPLLWRNIHIDQPLNEKITDDVLLQLTDRAQGNLQSLSLVECPRITDDGLKRVLESNPRLTKLSVPGCTRLSIEGIVNSLKAFNSKGAQGVRHLRIGGLYGVTQKHFEELKFLLRTDSQMQPNSRKPHFYHRGNFYLPSDDDSDIDIEMCPRCQNLRLVYDCPAEACQRKEHPTQVCRACTLCIGRCIQCGRCVNDCEYEETFCLELLCSDCWNQLLESQETQDGTYGPSKPFVLHERNDTFGRHG; from the exons ATGGCTTTGAATTTTTCCCATCGACCAATCTTTCCGGGGCATCTGTCCGAGGACAATTTGGTTTCTCCAATGAGGATTGCCAATGGGTACCTCGTGGAGGGTATACCTGAGAGGAATGGAGATGGTTTCGGTAGGCCTTGGCATTCAAACCGGGAAGTGAATGATTGCTTTGATTATGGAAGAGATAGATGTGATAGGAGTTGCTCACAGGATCCAGTTTCGAATGACATtcttgatctattgccttcgGACCCTTTTGGCATGGATATAAGTACCACGTTTACTGCTATCACGGGCTGGCTTGAGGATTTGGAAGCGGACTATGGTGGTTACAGAAGGGATGAGGTGGGGACAAGTAATGATAACTACGAACTTTTCGCGGAATTGAATTTTATCTGGAATAATGCTATGAGGTTCCAGGCATTCCCTGGGAAAATTGGGGTTGATCACAATGCTAATGTAGCAAGTGGATTCTGTGGGTGCTCAAAAGAGAAGGGAGTTGGTGATGCGTCCTTACACAGCGATTTTGGATCAGCATGTCCAGTCGCTGATGTTCTGAAGTTGGGCAATGAAAGTTGTGGCTTTTCCAATCAGCAAAATGTACAAGTCCAGCATGGCTATGGGATTTGTGCTGGTGGTGATGGAGGAGCTCCTCACGGGGCGATGATGTTTGCCCTTAGTTATCTGGGGGTGCAGGATCTTCTTCATGTAGAAGGTACTTGCAGATCTCTCCATTCTACAGTTCGCGGTGACCCCCTTTTGTGGAGAAATATTCACATAGATCAACCGCTGAACGAGAAGATTACCGATGATGTTCTCTTGCAATTAACCGATCGGGCTCAAGGAAATCTGCAGAGCTTGAGCCTAGTGGAGTGCCCAAGGATCACTGATGATGGTCTGAAGCGTGTGCTTGAAAGTAATCCCAGGCTAACCAAG TTGAGCGTGCCAGGATGTACTAGACTCAGTATTGAGGGCATCGTGAATAGCTTAAAGGCTTTCAATTCTAAGGGTGCACAAGGTGTGAGGCATTTACGAATTGGTGGACTATATGGTGTGACACAGAAGCATTTTGAAGAATTGAAGTTCTTGTTGCGAACTGACAGTCAGATGCAGCCTAATTCACGCAAGCCACACTTTTATCACAGAGGGAACTTTTACCTGCCCTCTGATGATGATAGCGACATTGATATTGAAATGTGCCCCAGATGCCAGAACCTGAGGCTTGTCTATGATTGCCCTGCCGAGGCTTGTCAAAGGAAAGAACATCCAACTCAGGTATGCAGGGCCTGCACACTTTGCATAGGGAGGTGTATTCAGTGTGGTCGGTGCGTTAATGATTGTGAATATGAGGAAACATTTTGTTTGGAGTTGCTTTGCTCAGATTGTTGGAACCAGCTACTTGAGTCTCAAGAGACACAGGACGGAACATACGGTCCATCCAAACCTTTTGTTCTCCATGAACGGAATGATACCTTTGGTCGGCATGGCTAG
- the LOC126595878 gene encoding uncharacterized protein LOC126595878 isoform X1: MKLIQVSAARSRASLYFIHGGVTSRTPKPRPASSAAPKVGTFSRSRLSVCGFCRTLQRNKVAMDGIVRSATSNAYCSMFCRSHHKAVALLSSRKIWFRKEILRPFSTCTEPLISPISPLIIRRPPSSLVLATRLSPSDAPQRSEEWFALRKDKLTTSTFSTALGFWKGTRRPELWHEKVFESEKQIVEASKRAMEWGVLNEEVAIEKYKSITGREVSSYGFATHADERYGWIGASPDGLLEGLIDCYQGGGILEVKCPYNKGKPDKALPWSTMPFYYMPQVQGQMEVMDREWVDLYCWTPNGSTIFRVCRDRSYWNLMHGILREFWWENVVPAREALLLGKEEEVKQYIPTSTHKQTGLAIVKSLKLASESKLLCREIAGHVEFF; this comes from the exons ATGAAGCTCATCCAAGTCTCTGCCGCCCGGTCCAGAGCTTCTCTGTATTTTATTCATGGAGGAGTGACCTCTCGGACTCCCAAGCCACGCCCTGCTTCCTCTGCAGCTCCCAAAGTCGGGACCTTTAGTCGGAGCCGTCTCTCAG TGTGTGGCTTTTGCAGGACCCTTCAACGAAACAAAGTAGCTATGGATGGCATTGTCAGATCAGCAACAAGTAATGCCTATTGCTCCATGTTCTGCAGATCTCACCATAAAGCAGTAGCATTGCTATCCTCAAGAAAGATATGGTTTAGGAAAGAGATTTTGAGACCTTTTTCCACGTGCACCGAACCATTGATCTCTCCAATTTCCCCTCTTATCATTCGTCGCCCCCCATCGTCGCTAGTGCTAGCCACCCGGCTTTCACCATCTGATGCTCCCCAGCGATCAGAGGAGTGGTTTGCCCTACGCAAGGACAAGCTGACCACGAGCACCTTCAGCACTGCCTTGGGATTTTGGAAGGGGACCCGCCGGCCAGAGCTCTGGCATGAGAAGGTATTTGAATCCGAGAAACAAATTGTGGAAGCTTCTAAGAGAGCCATGGAGTGGGGCGTGCTCAATGAAGAAGTGGCCATTGAAAAGTACAAAAGCATCACAGGTCGCGAAGTGAGTTCATACGGATTTGCTACCCACGCAGATGAGCGATATGGTTGGATTGGTGCCTCCCCTGACGGTCTTCTCGAGGGTCTTATTGATTGCTATCAAGGTGGTGGGATACTGGAAGTGAAGTGTCCGTACAACAAGGGCAAGCCAGACAAGGCTCTTCCGTGGTCAACCATGCCTTTCTATTACATGCCTCAGGTGCAGGGCCAAATGGAGGTAATGGACAGAGAGTGGGTTGATCTGTACTGCTGGACACCGAATGGAAGCACAATATTTCGCGTGTGCAGGGACCGGAGTTATTGGAACTTGATGCATGGAATTTTACGGGAATTCTGGTGGGAAAATGTGGTTCCAGCGAGGGAGGCTCTATTGCTGGGGAAAGAAGAAGAGGTCAAGCAATATATTCCGACTTCCACACACAAACAAACAGGGCTTGCCATTGTCAAAAGCTTGAAGCTTGCCAGTGAGTCTAAGCTGTTATGCAGAGAAATTGCAGGTCATGTCGAATTTTTCTAG
- the LOC126595878 gene encoding uncharacterized protein LOC126595878 isoform X2, which produces MDGIVRSATSNAYCSMFCRSHHKAVALLSSRKIWFRKEILRPFSTCTEPLISPISPLIIRRPPSSLVLATRLSPSDAPQRSEEWFALRKDKLTTSTFSTALGFWKGTRRPELWHEKVFESEKQIVEASKRAMEWGVLNEEVAIEKYKSITGREVSSYGFATHADERYGWIGASPDGLLEGLIDCYQGGGILEVKCPYNKGKPDKALPWSTMPFYYMPQVQGQMEVMDREWVDLYCWTPNGSTIFRVCRDRSYWNLMHGILREFWWENVVPAREALLLGKEEEVKQYIPTSTHKQTGLAIVKSLKLASESKLLCREIAGHVEFF; this is translated from the coding sequence ATGGATGGCATTGTCAGATCAGCAACAAGTAATGCCTATTGCTCCATGTTCTGCAGATCTCACCATAAAGCAGTAGCATTGCTATCCTCAAGAAAGATATGGTTTAGGAAAGAGATTTTGAGACCTTTTTCCACGTGCACCGAACCATTGATCTCTCCAATTTCCCCTCTTATCATTCGTCGCCCCCCATCGTCGCTAGTGCTAGCCACCCGGCTTTCACCATCTGATGCTCCCCAGCGATCAGAGGAGTGGTTTGCCCTACGCAAGGACAAGCTGACCACGAGCACCTTCAGCACTGCCTTGGGATTTTGGAAGGGGACCCGCCGGCCAGAGCTCTGGCATGAGAAGGTATTTGAATCCGAGAAACAAATTGTGGAAGCTTCTAAGAGAGCCATGGAGTGGGGCGTGCTCAATGAAGAAGTGGCCATTGAAAAGTACAAAAGCATCACAGGTCGCGAAGTGAGTTCATACGGATTTGCTACCCACGCAGATGAGCGATATGGTTGGATTGGTGCCTCCCCTGACGGTCTTCTCGAGGGTCTTATTGATTGCTATCAAGGTGGTGGGATACTGGAAGTGAAGTGTCCGTACAACAAGGGCAAGCCAGACAAGGCTCTTCCGTGGTCAACCATGCCTTTCTATTACATGCCTCAGGTGCAGGGCCAAATGGAGGTAATGGACAGAGAGTGGGTTGATCTGTACTGCTGGACACCGAATGGAAGCACAATATTTCGCGTGTGCAGGGACCGGAGTTATTGGAACTTGATGCATGGAATTTTACGGGAATTCTGGTGGGAAAATGTGGTTCCAGCGAGGGAGGCTCTATTGCTGGGGAAAGAAGAAGAGGTCAAGCAATATATTCCGACTTCCACACACAAACAAACAGGGCTTGCCATTGTCAAAAGCTTGAAGCTTGCCAGTGAGTCTAAGCTGTTATGCAGAGAAATTGCAGGTCATGTCGAATTTTTCTAG
- the LOC126595881 gene encoding uncharacterized protein LOC126595881, with translation MDSGLSWADQWDNNPDPPPSGSSDKDKKKGKDGSKSSFGKAILSFKWVEKLKKKTQKEDGQ, from the coding sequence ATGGATTCTGGTCTGTCCTGGGCTGATCAATGGGACAACAACCCCGACCCGCCGCCATCGGGATCATCCGACAAGGACAAGAAGAAGGGCAAGGATGGATCGAAGAGTAGCTTCGGGAAGGCGATTTTGAGCTTCAAGTGGGTGGAGAAGCTCAAGAAGAAAACTCAGAAAGAAGATGGGCAATAA
- the LOC126597794 gene encoding probable thimet oligopeptidase codes for MTEIPGNGEKMPRQKRERSSLLAFGGAAALLALAANLGITAFNAHMKNRRKKDLQGSKVRVNISASEILKLADRIISKSKEVHDAVASVPLDKVTFMNVISPLAELEAQQFPLVQSCVFPKMVSTSDDVHKASAEAERRIDAHVLTCSKREDVYRVVKAFAARGEWVNAEAKHYTQALMRDFERNGLNLTLTKTEEMQRVRVQIDELSLRYVQNLNDDSTFLHFTEAELAGLPPEFLKSLGKVTDGKFKVTLKSHHVAAVLELCQVGTTRRKVAVAYGKRGGEVNLSILEDLVQLRHKFARLLGYASYADYAVGLRMAKAPSKVFEFLEDISNSLTDPATTELSMLKDLKRKEEGDHPFGIEDLLYYVKKAEAQQFNMDIGALKQYFPVNLVLSGVFKIVQDLFGLRFEELKDSEVWHSDVSVYSVYDLSSGELLGHFYLDMYTRERKYNHTCVVALQNGASSTNGSRQIPVALLLSQFQKDASGQPALLRFSEVVNLFHEFGHVVQHICNRASFARFSGLGCDPDFVEVPALVLENWCYESFTLKLISGFHQDITKPINDEMCKSIKRWRYSFSALKMKQEILYCLFDQIIHSTENVDMVELFKHLHPRIMLGLPMLEDVNPASRFPSSAIGHEAACYSRIWSEVFAADIFASKFHESYLNQYVGMQFRNKVLAPGGSKEPIELLTGFLGREPSIQAFIDSKSQYRL; via the exons ATGACGGAAATTCCGGGAAACGGCGAGAAAATGCCCAGACAGAAGCGGGAACGCAGCAGCCTCCTGGCCTTCGGCGGCGCCGCTGCTCTGCTCGCCCTCGCCGCTAACCTCGGAATCACCGCCTTCAACGCTCACATGAAGAACAGAAGGAAGAAAG ATCTTCAGGGCTCTAAGGTTCGGGTTAATATATCGGCGTCcgaaattttgaaattggcgGACCGAATCATTTCCAAGTCGAAAGAGGTCCACGATGCGGTTGCTTCGGTTCCACTCGATAAG GTTACATTTATGAATGTTATTTCACCTCTAGCAGAACTAGAGGCGCAACAATTTCCACTAGTCCAGTCTTGTGTGTTTCCTAAGATGGTTTCCACTTCTGATGATGTTCACAAAGCGAGTGCCGAAGCAGAGCGGAGAATAGATGCTCATGTTCTGACTTGCAG CAAGCGTGAAGATGTATACCGTGTCGTCAAAGCTTTTGCTGCAAGAGGGGAGTGGGTGAATGCTGAAGCAAAGCACTATACTCAGGCCTTG ATGAGAGACTTTGAACGCAATGGGTTGAATCTTACTTTAACTAAGACAGAGGAAATGCAACGCGTGAGAGTCCAAATCGATGAGCTAAGTTTGCGGTATGTTCAAAATTTAAATGATGACAGTACTTTCCTTCACTTCACTGAGGCTGAGTTGGCTGGGTTACCACCAGAGTTTCTTAAG AGTTTAGGCAAAGTTACAGATGGTAAATTCAAGGTGACTCTGAAAAGTCATCACGTGGCAGCAGTACTTGAACTTTGTCAG GTTGGAACAACAAGGAGGAAAGTTGCAGTGGCATATGGAAAGAGGGGTGGAGAAGTCAATCTTTCTATCTTAGAAGATTTG GTCCAACTGCGCCATAAATTTGCTCGGTTACTTGGCTATGCAAGTTATGCAGACTATGCAGTTGGTCTTAGAATGGCAAAAGCACCCTCAAAG GTTTTTGAGTTCTTAGAGGACATATCCAATAGTTTGACCGACCCGGCTACCACGGAGCTTTCCATGTTGAAAGATTTGAAG AGAAAAGAGGAAGGAGACCATCCGTTTGGAATTGAGGATCTGCTATATTATGTCAAGAAGGCTGAAGCACAGCAGTTTAACATGGACATTGGAGCTCTGAAACAATACTTTCCAGTAAATTTGGTTCTATCTGGGGTCTTCAAGATAGTGCAAGACCTTTTTG GTTTAAGATTTGAAGAACTTAAAGATTCTGAGGTTTGGCATTCTGATGTTTCCGTTTACTCAGTCTATGACTTAAGTTCTGGTGAACTTTTGGGTCATTTCTACCTCGATATGTACACAAG GGAAAGAAAATATAATCATACCTGTGTGGTGGCTCTTCAAAATGGTGCATCATCAACGAATGGATCACGTCAG ATTCCAGTGGCGTTACTCTTATCTCAATTCCAAAAGGATGCTAGTGGTCAACCTGCATTACTGAGATTCTCCGAAGTTGTGAATCTTTTCCATGAGTTTGGCCATGTG GTCCAACATATATGCAATCGTGCATCGTTTGCCAGATTTTCTGGGCTGGGTTGTGATCCAGATTTTGTGGAGGTTCCTGCTCTGGTGCTGGAGAACTG GTGTTACGAAAGCTTCACTTTGAAGTTGATATCTGGTTTCCATCAG GATATAACAAAGCCTATCAACGACGAAATGTGCAAATCCATTAAAAGATGGAGATATTCCTTTTCTGCGCTTAAAATGAAGCAAGAAATTCTCTATT GTCTTTTTGATCAAATTATACATTCTACTGAAAACGTTGACATGGTTGAGTTGTTCAAGCATCTTCATCCAAGG ATCATGTTAGGGTTGCCAATGTTAGAAGATGTCAATCCCGCTTCACGTTTTCCATCCAGCGCCATTGGTCACGAAGCTGCTTGTTACAGCCGTATTTGGAGTGAG GTTTTTGCGGCTGATATATTTGCTTCAAAGTTTCATGAGAGTTATCTGAACCAGTATGTTGGCATGCAGTTCAGAAACAAG GTACTGGCCCCAGGAGGGTCAAAGGAACCCATTGAACTGTTAACTGGCTTTCTTGGGAGAGAACCATCAATTCAAGCTTTTATCGACAGCAAATCACAATACCGATTGTGA
- the LOC126596909 gene encoding uncharacterized protein LOC126596909, with protein sequence MPPKGKDKQRAAASPQQPPPSLEDLFSSLNKHIEESEFENAVKVADQVLSINRGDEDALRCKVVALIKADDIDAALSTIRSSKSPPADFSFFEAYCLYRNNKLDEALESLKRQERDSVTMILESQILFRSGKMDACIDIYQNLPKPKVELLEINSAASLVAAGRASEVKRTLEALGVKATNSFMLAFNTACSLVQLQKYTEAEQLLLKARRIGQEELFSDNVPEDEIQIELAPIAVQLAYVQQLLGQKQEAVEAYMDIIKQDMADEVSLGVAVNNLIALRGPRDVSDGLKKLDRLKDKDKQNFYLTPGLDNKLSPKQKESIYVNRVLLLLHANKMDQAREIVAALPDMFPDSVMPVLLQAAVFVRENRAGKAEEILGQFSEKFPDKSKVVLLARAQVAAAAGHPLLAAESLGKIPDIQHTPATLATLVSLRERAGDIDGAAAVLDAAINWWSNAMTEDNKLSVLMQEAASFKLRHGREEEAACLYEELVKSHGSVEALVGLVTTVARVDVKKAEAYEQKLKPLPGLKGVNVDSLEKTSGAKHNEGVSHVKITETYDEGKTKAKAKRKRKRKPKYPKGFDPANPGPPPDPERWLPKRERSSYRPKRKDKRAAQVRGSQGSVARDKHETGAASNTSNTKSNQAATSKGASQNAVAEPSKPSSSKSRKKSRN encoded by the exons ATGCCTCCGAAAGGCAAAGACAAGCAGCGCGCCGCCGCGTCGCCGCAGCAGCCGCCGCCTTCACTTGAAGATCTCTTCAGCTCTCTCAATAAGCACATCGAGGAATCCGAATTCGAAAATGCCGTCAAGGTTGCAGATCAAG TTCTCTCGATTAACCGTGGCGATGAGGACGCACTTCGATGCAAGGTCGTGGCCTTGATCAAGGCCGACGACATTGACGCCGCCCTTTCCACGATTCGATCTTCCAAGAGTCCTCCCGCGGATTTCAGCTTCTTTGAG GCATACTGCTTATACAGAAATAACAAGCTAGATGAAGCTCTCGAGTCCTTGAAGAGGCAAGAGAGAGATTCTGTAACCATGATATTAGAATCCCAGATTTTATTTCGCTCAGGAAAGATGGATGCTTGTATTGATATATATCAGAACCTTCCAAAACCCAAGGTCGAATTGTTAGAGATAAATTCTGCAGCTAGTTTGGTTGCAGCTGGAAGGGCATCTGAAGTTAAACGTACACTGGAAGCACTTGGGGTTAAAGCAACTAACAGTTTTATGCTTGCATTCAACACTGCCTGTTCTTTGGTTCAATTGCAAAAGTATACAGAGGCAGAGCAGCTCCTTCTGAAAGCCAGAAG AATTGGCCAGGAAGAACTCTTCTCTGATAATGTACCTGAAGACGAAATACAAATTGAATTGGCGCCAATAGCTGTCCAGTTGGCCTATGTTCAGCAG CTTCTTGGGCAGAAACAAGAGGCCGTCGAAGCTTATATGGACATTATTAAACAAGATATGGCAGATGAGGTATCACTTGGTGTGGCAGTCAACAACCTCATTGCTTTGAGAGGTCCAAGAGATGTTTCTGATGGCCTGAAGAAACTTGATCGACTAAAAGATAAGGACAAGCAAAACTTCTACCTGACTCCTGGACTAGACAACAAGCTTtcaccaaaacaaaaagaatcaaTATATGTGAACCGGGTTCTTCTACTACTCCATGCAAACAAAATGGATCAG GCTCGAGAAATCGTTGCTGCACTGCCTGACATGTTTCCTGATAGCGTGATGCCTGTGTTACTTCAAGCTGCAGTTTTTGTAAGAGAGAACAGGGCTGGGAAAGCTGAAGAAATTTTAGGGCAGTTTTCCGAGAAGTTCCCTGACAAATCCAAGGTGGTTCTCTTAGCGAGGGCAcaggttgctgctgctgctggccACCCTCTTCTTGCAGCTGAGTCTCTTGGTAAGATACCTGATATACAGCACACGCCTGCCACTCTTGCTACTCTTGTGTCTCTTAGAGAGCGTGCCGGGGACATTGATGGTGCAGCTGCTGTTCTTGATGCTGCCATCAACTGGTGGTCAAATGCCATGACTGAGGACAATAAGCTTAGCGTTTTAATGCAAGAGGCTGCTTCGTTCAAGCTCAGGCATGGCCGAGAAGAGGAGGCTGCCTGTCTATATGAGGAGCTTGTGAAAAGCCATGGAAGTGTGGAAGCATTGGTTGGGCTTGTAACTACAGTTGCTCGTGTGGATGTTAAGAAGGCAGAAGCTTATGAGCAGAAGCTGAAACCGTTACCAGGTTTGAAGGGGGTCAATGTGGATAGTCTGGAGAAGACTTCTGGGGCCAAACACAATGAGGGTGTATCTCATGTTAAGATCACGGAGACATATGATGAGGGGAAGACTAAGGCCAaggcaaagagaaagagaaagagaaagccAAAGTATCCTAAAGGGTTTGACCCTGCAAACCCGGGGCCACCGCCAGATCCCGAGAGGTGGCTCCCCAAGAGAGAAAGGTCAAGTTACAGGCCCAAGAGAAAGGATAAAAGAGCCGCTCAGGTAAGAGGCTCCCAGGGTTCTGTAGCTAGAGATAAACATGAAACTGGTGCCGCTTCCAACACTTCaaacacaaaatcaaaccaagcAGCTACCTCGAAAGGAGCCTCCCAAAATGCAGTTGCAGAGCCATCCAAGCCTTCTTCATCAAAGTCGCGAAAAAAATCTAGGAACTAG